The Deltaproteobacteria bacterium genome segment TTGGTACCTTTCACGAAAAGCCCCGCAGGAGGCGGAGCGGTAAGTTCTATTTCAGTTCCGGTGCTGTCTATTTCAAAGTCGTTTTCCACGCCGATACCGGAAGGAACGGCGTAAACGAGCCACAGTCCGGATCCGGATATGTCGTCCGAATTGACAATACCCGGAACCACAACGGCCACAACGTCACCGGAAATAACATCGGCAGATGCGACCTGAACAGGCCCGGTATACTGCTCCCTGACATTCGAAGGCAGAAGGGCGTCTGCGGTTTCCGATACTCCTCCAGTAGAGGAGAAGGCTGTCTGGAATATATCTTTCTTGTTGGGCATTCCAAGGGCTGAGGCGGATATGTAAGGCTGTATAGCCGCCAGGGCCACCTGTCCCCGCTGCTTCGCTTCCATAATGTCCTGATGAAATTTGTAACTCTCAAACACCGAAAAAAACAGAGTCAATACGGCAGACATAACCACACCGAGTATCAGTATGGAAATCAGAATTTCAACGAGGGTGAACGCTTTTTTTTCCATTCTCTTCATTTCTGCCATCCCCTCATTTTACCGCCGTCAGCCTGGCGTTCCTGCTGAGGTCCCGCTCAAGTTTAATTGTGGATTGCTGGGTTATGCCGCCCCAGGAAATTTCTACTACGGCATTTCCCCGTGCAAAGGAGCGGTCAAAGGAAACAGTGTAGATGCCTACGGCCTCTAACGACGCGATATCCGCTGAAGCCGCCTCAAGTACGTCGAGCCGGGTATGGGCAAGGGCGAGGGCTTGTTCCTTCTGGACGGTCTGCAGGGCCATCTTGGAAGA includes the following:
- a CDS encoding type II secretion system protein, translating into MKRMEKKAFTLVEILISILILGVVMSAVLTLFFSVFESYKFHQDIMEAKQRGQVALAAIQPYISASALGMPNKKDIFQTAFSSTGGVSETADALLPSNVREQYTGPVQVASADVISGDVVAVVVPGIVNSDDISGSGLWLVYAVPSGIGVENDFEIDSTGTEIELTAPPPAGLFVKGTNAMKSWVAFPGSTAPMFVNAVNPSDGKKVTLAARTAQKVSAFDEMHYVRAVKIRVDDKNNLVVKHLADGVPVNEPWSPVVEGIENMLIEFTPDRILRVTVLGKGSVRHNVEYMSEIVGWDGPRPADMHYRYAAVSRSWRIRN